The following are encoded together in the Malaya genurostris strain Urasoe2022 chromosome 3, Malgen_1.1, whole genome shotgun sequence genome:
- the LOC131436044 gene encoding solute carrier family 26 member 6 — protein sequence MLNPKGGAGDSNAKVKPEFNELSYLVTRQCLHREEFNQLSQYDRSATPPIESIVSSVRNFRCLNTLLNFIPILRWLPQYSIKKDLVGDLTAGVTVAVMQIPQGMAYGLLAGVQANVGLYMAFFHCLVYAALGTSRHISVGAFAVVSLMTAKVVAGYATMSPVEMINGTSYDLPPIDPAEPEYTPIQVVTALSFVVGCYHLIMSVIRLGTLSALLSEPLVSGFTTAAAIHVLVSQMKDLLGVSIPRYKGAFKNILALRDIAGQIPNSNLPTVYTSVIVILFMIFMNEYLKPWSSSKCKFPIPAELMAVVGGTVASYYIRLGPDFAVQLVGEIPVGLPEPQMPPVGLLKLVAVDAIAITIVSYSIVMSMGMIFAQKEGYEVRANQELIAMGTTNIVGALFSCVPTACSLSRSLIQHQAGGKTQLTSVVSSMLILIVLLWVGPYFETLPRCVLASIIFVALKGMLWQVQHVKKFQREGSIELFVWLVTFFSVTIIDIDVGLLIGVIFSLMALYIKGWKSYYSLLGTVPDTAIYVDIGSHHRAEEVPHIKIFKYSGAVNFASRATFKKALTKEVGVSQKLVQRASRYDAAGEGAGLQLIKTVIIDLSSVPHIDTAACKMFNDVKKEMSSVGVSTLIASPADCVYETLLHAESIGEGGFHIFPTVHDAVLYAQGSASTV from the exons ATGTTGAACCCGAAGGGAGGAGCTGGTGATAG CAACGCAAAAGTGAAACCCGAATTCAATGAGTTATCATATCTCGTAACAAGACAGTGCCTGCATCGCGAAGAATTCAATCAGCTTTCACAGTATGACAGATCGGCAACCCCGC CAATCGAATCTATCGTGAGCTCTGTCCGTAATTTCAGATGCCTTAACACGCTGCTAAATTTTATTCCGATATTACGATGGCTGCCCCAGTATTCGATCAAGAAGGATCTGGTCGGAGATCTTACAGCGGGCGTCACCGTGGCGGTCATGCAAATACCGCAAGGAATGGCTTACGGATTACTGGCCGGTGTGCAGGCCAACGTTGGCCTCTATATGGCGTTTTTCCATTGTCTCGTGTATGCGGCTCTTGGTACTTCGCGGCACATTTCAGTGGGTGCGTTTGCGGTCGTCAGCCTAATGACGGCTAAGGTTGTCGCCGGCTATGCGACGATGTCGCCAGTAGAGATG aTAAATGGAACCAGCTATGATCTTCCACCGATTGATCCTGCAGAACCGGAGTATACCCCGATCCAGGTTGTAACGGCGCTGTCCTTCGTGGTAGGCTGTTATCAC CTAATCATGAGCGTCATCCGCTTGGGAACTCTTTCCGCACTACTAAGCGAACCATTGGTTAGTGGTTTCACGACGGCTGCTGCCATTCATGTACTCGTAAGTCAGATGAAGGATTTACTCGGAGTTTCTATTCCTCGATACAAGGGTgcatttaaaaatattctggcCCTGCGAGATATTGCCGGACAAATTCCAAACAGTAACCTTCCGACTGTGTATACCTCAGTGATTGTTATATTATTTATGATCTTTATGAACGAGTACCTCAAGCCGTGGTCATCTTCTAAGTGTAAATTTCCTATTCCCGCTGAGCTGATGGCCGTCGTCGGTGGAACGGTTGCGTCTTACTACATACGACTGGGTCCAGATTTCGCAGTCCAATTGGTTGGAGAAATTCCCGTTGG CTTGCCAGAGCCACAGATGCCCCCAGTCGGTCTTCTAAAACTTGTCGCCGTAGATGCCATCGCTATTACCATCGTAAGTTATTCAATCGTCATGTCGATGGGAATGATCTTTGCTCAGAAAGAAGGCTATGAGGTCCGAGCCAATCAGGAGCTGATCGCCATGGGCACAACCAATATTGTGGGTGCATTATTTTCATGTGTACCGACCGCATGTTCACTGTCGCGATCATTGATTCAGCATCAAGCCGGCGGGAAAACTCAGCTTACATCTGTTGTTTCGTCCATGTTGATCTTGATCGTACTGCTGTGGGTTGGTCCTTACTTCGAAACTTTACCTCGTTGTGTTCTGGCATCGATTATTTTCGTCGCACTGAAGGGAATGTTGTGGCAGGTGCAACATGTTAAGAAGTTTCAACGAGAGGGCAGCATTGAACTGTTTGTGTGGTTGGTAACGTTTTTCAGTGTAACGATCATCGATATCGACGTGGGTCTGTTGATTGGCGTGATCTTCTCGTTGATGGCATTGTACATTAAAGGCTGGAAGTCGTACTACAGCTTACTGGGCACGGTTCCCGATACAGCAATCTATGTGGACATCGGAAGTCACCATCGGGCTGAGGAAGTACCACACATTAAGATATTCAAGTATTCTGGTGCAGTCAACTTTGCCAGTAGAGCAACTTTTAAGAAAGCACTGACCAAGGAAGTAGGCGTTAGCCAGAAGCTGGTCCAGCGAGCATCACGATACGATGCGGCTGGCGAAGGAGCTGGTCTCCAGTTAATCAAAACGGTAATCATCGATCTCTCAAGTGTACCGCACATTGACACTGCAGCCTGTAAAATGTTCAATGATGTCAAGAAGGAGATGAGCAGTGTCGGTGTTAGTACACTGATTGCTAGCCCGGCAGATTGCGTTTACGAGACACTGCTGCACGCAGAATCCATCGGAGAAGGTGGGTTTCATATCTTTCCGACAGTGCATGACGCGGTTCTATATGCGCAGGGCTCCGCATCGACCGTTTAG